In Oryza brachyantha chromosome 2, ObraRS2, whole genome shotgun sequence, a single window of DNA contains:
- the LOC102709708 gene encoding calmodulin-binding protein 60 B-like, with protein MKEKRGLEAAAAGDGRPEAKRARPPALASVIVEALKVDSLQRLCSSLEPILRRVVSEEVERALGRLGPATITGRSSPKRIEGPDGRTLQLQFRTRLSLPLFTGGKVEGEQGAAIHVVLLDVGTGCVVSSGPESCAKLDIVVLEGDFNNEDEEGWSGEEFDSHVVKEREGKRPLLTGDVQVTLKEGVGTVGELTFTDNSSWIRSRKFRLGLKIASGFCEGIRIREAKTEAFMVKDHRGELYKKHYPPALKDEVWRLEKIGKDGSFHKRLNKAGISTVEDFLRLVVRDPQKLRSILGSGMSNKMWDILVEHAKTCVLSGKYYIFYSDENRSVGAIFNNIYAFCGLISGEQFYSSESLDDSQKLFADALVKKAYDNWMYAIEYDGKALLNSKPKKKAAPTGQAETQPTLSQPASYEQRISSAGMTGPSPAGGTDSIGYDGNQAAANVPVPYDDTFSFLPPSMLMGSDNQETGNDAMGLELGELQQAISQSHSIQPANVGYDDWTRSQNGQFADDFTEDIRMKSHQMLESEDMQQLLRVFSMGGASTSLQEDAFGFPSYMPSPLPYEGERTRSSGKAVVGWLKIKAAMRWGIFVRKKAAERRAQLVELDD; from the exons TGTTATTGTTGAAGCATTAAAGGTGGATAGTCTGCAGAGGCTTTGCTCATCGCTGGAACCAATTCTTCGTAGAGTG GTTAGTGAAGAAGTGGAGCGAGCGTTGGGCAGACTGGGTCCTGCAACAATAACTGGAAG GTCTTCCCCAAAGCGAATTGAGGGTCCTGATGGAAGAACTCTGCAACTCCAGTTCAGGACAAGGCTGTCTCTGCCTCTCTTTACTGGAGGAAAAGTTGAAGGGGAGCAGGGAGCTGCAATTCATGTTGTTTTGCTTGATGTTGGAACTGGTTGTGTTGTATCTTCCGGACCTGAGTCATGCGCCAAACTTGATATTGTTGTTCTAGAAGGTGATTTCAACAATGAAGATGAGGAGGGTTGGTCAGGAGAAGAGTTTGACAGTCATGTGGTGAAAGAACGTGAGGGAAAGCGCCCTCTTTTAACTGGTGATGTACAAGTCACACTAAAAGAAGGTGTTGGCACTGTAGGGGAGCTTACATTCACAGATAACTCTAGCTGGATAAGGAGTCGGAAGTTCCGACTTGGTTTGAAGATTGCCTCAGGATTTTGTGAGGGTATTCGCATCCGTGAGGCAAAAACTGAAGCTTTCATGGTTAAGGACCACAGAGGAGAAT TGTATAAGAAGCACTATCCACCTGCGTTGAAAGATGAGGTCTGGAGATTAGAAAAGATAGGGAAGGATGGGTCTTTCCACAAGAGACTGAACAAAGCTGGAATTTCAACAGTTGAAGACTTCCTTAGGCTTGTGGTTCGAGACCCACAGAAGTTGCGCAGT ATCCTTGGAAGTGGTATGTCTAATAAGATGTGGGATATACTTGTCGAACATGCAAAGACTTGTGTCTTAAGTGgaaaatattacatattttattcagATGAGAATAGATCTGTTGGTGCTATTTTCAACAACATCTATGCATTCTGTGGGTTAATTTCTGGAGAGCAGTTCTATTCATCTGAAAGTCTTGATGACAGCCAAAAG CTCTTTGCTGATGCATTGGTTAAGAAGGCTTATGATAATTGGATGTATGCCATTGAGTATGATGGTAAAGCTCTCTTAAACTCTAAACCAAAGAAAAAGGCTGCACCCACTGGACAAGCTGAGACACAGCCTACTCTGAGTCAACCTGCTTCATATGAGCAACGTATCTCATCAGCAGGCATGACAGGACCATCTCCAGCAG GTGGAACTGATTCTATAGGTTATGATGGCAATCAAGCAGCTGCCAATGTCCCAGTGCCATATGATGACAcgttttcatttttaccccCCAGTATGTTGATGGGGTCTGATAACCAAGAAACCGGAAATGATGCCATGGGTCTGGAACTAGGCGAATTGCAACAAGCAATTTCACAAAGTCATTCGATTCAGCCAGCGAACGTTGGATACGATGATTGGACTCGGAGCCAAAACGGTCAGTTTGCTGATGACTTCACAGAAGATATTCGCATGAAAAGCCACCAGATGCTTGAGAGCGAAGACATGCAGCAGCTGCTCAGGGTCTTCAGCATGGGTGGAGCGTCTACCAGTTTGCAGGAAGACGCCTTTGGATTTCCATCCTACATGCCATCTCCATTACCGTACGAAGGTGAGCGCACCCGTTCATCTGGCAAAGCTGTTGTTGGGTGGCTTAAGATAAAGGCCGCCATGAGATGGGGGATTTTTGTCAGGAAGAAAGCTGCCGAAAGAAGGGCGCAGCTTGTTGAGCTGGATGATTAA